Genomic segment of Kibdelosporangium phytohabitans:
GCATCTCGGCGCGCAGCGCCTTGTACCCCGGCCTGCGACTCGTCCCACAGTTGCCTGACCCGCTGCCACTCCGGCGCAGGTCCAGTGGTCAGGTACATCGCGAGCCGGGAGCGGGGCAGCATGGTGTCGCGCATCATGTCCTTGATGCGCTGCGGAGCGAACAAGTTCACCGGGCCGAGTGACAACCGCAGTTCCTCACGGGCCCGCCACACGTCGGCCTTGTTCCCGTCGGTGAGGTCCGCCTCCCGGCGGACCGCGGCGATCACCGGGTAGACGAGCCAGTCCTACGCCTCGACGGCGGCGATGACCTGCGCGTACGCGTTCTGCCTGCCCTCGTAGCCGCGGTTGTCGATCTCTTTGTCGCGCTCACGCTGCCACTTCTTGTCCTCGCGTTCCTGGTCGCGCCGCCAACGGCGGTCCTCCCGCCACGCGGCGATGAACTGGGCGCTCAACACGCCGACGAACCCGACCAACGCGACGGCGATCGTCACCCACAACGGCACCTGGACACGGGTGAAACCCAGCGCGGCCCCCGGCGTGCGCCGAGGGCCGCCGGTGTCCCGGTCAGGCGTCGCCGATGTCGGCGCCGAGGGTGAGGCTGCCGAAGTGGAAACCCGCCGTGCGTTCCAGGGCGAACCGGTCGATTTCCGCGCCGGTCGCGGTGAGCACCCGGACGGTGAGGCGGGTTCTGCGGCCCGGGAACGCGGGCTCGGAGTCGACAGCGAGGAATGCGTAGCCGGTGAACCGCACCCGTGACCACGGGACGAACTCGGTGACCTTCTGCTTGCCCGGGGCCCAGTGGTACGAGGGCACCTCGGTGTGCGGGATCTCGTGGCCCGCGTACGTGTCCGGTGCCGGGAAGTTGTAGAGGCTCTTGCCGCCCCCGCCGCACGTGGCGTACACCGTGCCGTCTGTGTCCGGCCGGACTGTGCTGCCGATGGGGACCTGCTTGGTCACACGGCCTGCTCGGAGCGCGTCGCTGCGTTCGTAGACGTGGTTGTGGCCGTTGACGACCAGGTCAACGTTGTAGCGGTCGAACAGGGGGACCCAGTGGTCGCGCACACCGCCTTCGGACGCGTGGCTGTTGGTGGTCGAGTAGGCGCAGTGGTGGAAGAAGACCACGATGAAGTCCACGTCGGGCTGTGCGCGCAGGTACGCCAGGCGCTGCTTGAGCCAGCGGGTCTGCTCCCCGCCGCTGTGGCCGAGGTTCGCGGGGATCTCGTAGGACACGTCGTTGGCGTCCAGTGAGACGACGCCGACGTTGCCGTAGATGAACGAATACGCGCCCGGGCACGAGCGCGGGCCTGAGCCGGGGAAGTCCCAGCGGGCGGTTTGGCCGCCGTAGCCGTTGTGCGGGTACAGGGCTTCCATGTCGTGGTTGCCGGTGGTGACCATCCACGGCACGTTCGCGGCGACCGGTTCGATCTGGCCGAAGTAGGCGTCCCAGACCTTCGGGTCGAACGTGTCGTGGCCCGCGTCCGGTGTGCTGCCGATCGGCAGCCCGGCGCCGTTCGGGTCGG
This window contains:
- a CDS encoding purple acid phosphatase family protein; this encodes MEIPRVGVPDHLAARLSMAEQHEYLNRRSLLGRGAAVAALTLAGPTLLPGLAYASGDRVTPTGRHLAFGRNPRTQMRVAWQVPALVRKPFVRVGCDPHDLGHRVPAEIRPLHSEVKGVIAPLDQYYLHAEIGNLRPGVEYYYAVGHEDYDPKRADAKFRTAPPRGFLQHKFTFTAFGDQGVTTAALANDGAVASQNPAFHLLAGDIAYADPNGAGLPIGSTPDAGHDTFDPKVWDAYFGQIEPVAANVPWMVTTGNHDMEALYPHNGYGGQTARWDFPGSGPRSCPGAYSFIYGNVGVVSLDANDVSYEIPANLGHSGGEQTRWLKQRLAYLRAQPDVDFIVVFFHHCAYSTTNSHASEGGVRDHWVPLFDRYNVDLVVNGHNHVYERSDALRAGRVTKQVPIGSTVRPDTDGTVYATCGGGGKSLYNFPAPDTYAGHEIPHTEVPSYHWAPGKQKVTEFVPWSRVRFTGYAFLAVDSEPAFPGRRTRLTVRVLTATGAEIDRFALERTAGFHFGSLTLGADIGDA